The following nucleotide sequence is from Apium graveolens cultivar Ventura chromosome 4, ASM990537v1, whole genome shotgun sequence.
gtctaaattatagtagttaggattaggatttactttatgtaatctgcatcttaatgtactctatgtttaatattaatgaaattatcttcttctttatcaatttgtttttgttgcttgattGTTTATGTCATGATTGCCTTGTATTTATAAATTGATTGATTATTAGTTTTCCTGTCATAATGCATGCAACTGTACGTCTCAATGGTTATGCCTAATCAATATagataaatatgttcaatgcattacaggttcaacacaatCCACTCTGACAATAACAGGAGATTCAAGTttcaatcaacaggtatttgtgttaaactacagctaaaacatttcaaaaccaaactgcggtttacccaggcacagcaacacaaacacaaactcaaacacaatcccactcaggtaactctcaaaaggaacctgttttaTAAAAGGACAACAATGTCTTGATGACCTTCAGATTGATTtagttgtttgagaaaagaatccaccaaacatgaaagtttatcagtttacagaatatttcatgaatatcactaatgcaccttcatgtgcacaaacagtcctcacagactgaaaggtttgagggtagtactcatgagggggagctatctaaatcctctccaattcaattggaggttcctcaaaatggaacaactcccctcataactctagcagaagctgtctcagcagtcaaagctagaagaacaattgcctatgacaatgtcataaaaagggcaatcttatcacatttatgtgacagtgctctgcaaggtgcacaaaggtttgaggctggtgtacatgacagtaacccagtcaaatcctctccaattctattggaggttctcactacaagtggaggacaacacactgtcacaaccacatagcaatctgtgagtcaaactgtgaccccagtcatagatgcttatgcactcatttttctggtgaaatgagtataattagccctatatggtcttcctctaatcatatgatcacagattacctcttctcagccacctcttatttctgtaggtcaaacaacatttgagcctttcatgtgagaataagagaaaagattgagtgaaaaacaaagaataagagaggcaggatccttcctggcaaaaggagaggtggatgaatgtatggatttagtaatccttgtgagggaactctgactctcaaaagtcatgagactagtgcagtgagaattggtgagacaacttattcaaaagaacagagagcttaggacttttatcactAACAGATTTTTCTacagatctaagtgaaacttctaTTGTTTAAAACTTATCACTATGAATCTcaatgaagcttgaagctgcagacagtgttcAAAATGGACAATAACAACAGATTGAACAATGTGAATTTAGCTGGATTTTTCTTCCgggagataatgtcaaaaaggggaaGAATATATCTAAAttccaaaacagctaatggatgttgaataaatctaaatgcaactcaacagaAGAAGACCTGGTGGGAAGACTGGTTTTGGTTTttgcatttagttaaagttttgacatcatcaatcagaacttgttcataatttcataatgaacaagttgggggagattgtaatatataatggatgatgtcaaagattactggagctaataatatcatcaacatctatgatctgagtatatcAAAAGAGTTGAAagcagcaggcaagagcagaatatcaaaggatggaagatttctgaatataaaagttGGCACTTTGTCAAgttacaggatagggatgttaactagatatcctaagccagatttgctgaaactaatagaggctctagctgacacccccattctagaagaattggaaatacttgtgcaaattaagaacataattgagaaagaatcagacagctcagtctttacttaattattgtaaactgtccaatgtacaagtgttgtatcagcttttgtatcattttattttcattctttaacttggggttagtcttgttaacaggcatgaatttgtgataagcaatcttctcacaaattgggggagattgttgtgcaagacatgcctgtatcataacaagactaagtcatattgacaaccctaagattagttgtattgtaaccttaatctgtaattcatacttgtaacacttaatgtctgtaaaatgtaaatggagcaaactggagcatttttctctaaacagtgtcaagcctaagaattctatctggaagaagatcatgcctcagaagaattatgaagaagcttggagttgaataaatctgtttggtgtaaaacattctaagtcaagatctctacaagtcacagaattagtgttatagagaaatcattcgggaactccagaatgacttatcgagaagtcacttaaactccagagagtaccgacggatgagtaacatctacccgacggatgagcaatatctactcgacggatgaggaatgtctactcgacggataagccatcactactcgacggataagcaacatccaccgggtgtagagaactcaggaattgtctgtcgagaactcagagatatcaacaagtatacattcattagagaactctgagttatcgataagccaaagtccattagagaactctgagttatcgataaaccaaaattcactagagaactcagagttgtcgataagtctaggcaacaatgaagtttctgagatatcgacaagtcaacatgcctattgagatgtcgagttctctatagcttaactgaagatctcgaagtgaagaaatttctctaagtacagaattgcagaacagttcaatatccaaggttgcaaatcaacaaataattcacacagctggattgacaagtctacaaaaagcagcgtgagagatgtgcaagatcaacgacaaagattaactgacagaggagattaaagttaacacgggatgctaaagatatgctaagtcagaaatggaagatttgcttttctataaatagaaatgacaagtgacggtttagaaaagctaatagcatgtttattatccactgtgtaaaccagcagttaactgagttataaagttaacactggtcctctagttaagttaaGAAGAATAATCAGAATAGAAGtgtgtgtgttctctctcaagaaagaagctaagttctaaaacaagaacttagagattttgtagcaaaacactgcttgatttttaatataaaattaagtgagttttgaagatctttgttttacatatttgtaCAACTATTTATAttcaacatccattctactaaatcataaacaacaaccaactgctaaagcctaagtcgatcgaaaatcaaacatttaagccaaaacacattcacgcccccccccccccctctgtgttgtattcatatctaacaatGGTGAATCCTGCCCCTTTTCACATGTTGCCATACAAAAAGCCAATAATTTTATGTTAACATATTGTAGTTGCCGTAACTTTAGATTTTTAATGGTTTAGTTAAGTAGTTTGAGTTGGTTTGGGTGTAGTACATTGTGGTAtgtaataataattttaaattgttcCATTTTCAGTATCAACATTTTCATTTTTCTATGTTTAAGTGTTTCAATAGGTTGTCAAATTGTTACAATAGCTTATGTATAAATGTTACAGTAGTTTTTCAAAGTGCATACATTATCTACTAAAGTGTTACCATAGGTACTAAAAATATACCAGCAAAAAAATAGGACCCACATGCCGTGTCAGTGTAGAGGCAACAAGCCACATCAGCACTATGAGCCCCACAAATGCCCTGTCAGTATTATGGGCCCCACAAATGCCACGTCACTATTTCATGTCACCATGCCGCGTCACCACAGTGTAGGGCCCACATTGGGTCCCActtttttaaaaactttctgcCACTCTAAGGTAATATATATTTAGGTTATAATAGACAtattttatgttaccttagggaTCTATGGTAACATAAACATACATGTTACGGTAGGGGGATCATATGTTACCATAGGTACCCTAAGGTATCAGCGAAAAAATTAACATAAATTATATGTTATCTTAGGCTGTTTTTGGCCTTTGGTAACAATTAAGAGGCCCaattgtaacatttttttggTTATATAAGGTTATTTTTGGTGTAGTGCAATATTAACCGACTTAATCTTGATGTGTTCAAAATTATCAGTTTTTAAGGTTGACTTAACTCCTGATGTAAAACCCTCCTCATTTATTTAATTTGAGTCCATCAACATTTAAGTCAAATTAAACAGGTGCTAACTTAGACTTATTCTTTTTAATTAGTTTATCAGTATTTACTAGTTTAAGATTATCAAGTTTAATTTCTTTTTCATTCTCAGTACTAGGTTTGTCTGCATAACCTGGACCTGATCCCAAATAACCACTCTCAATTAAACCCTGAGTTAGTTTTCCTGGATTAGTCCAAAGTTTGATTATCTCATTTTCTTTGGATAATTCTTTTTCTAGATAAGCAGGCTTTTCTAATGATTTTTCCTTAAACATATACATCATCTCTTTTTTTTCCTGTATTTATAGCATGAAAATCAACTCAGCATCTAGatgatcatttcttttctttaagtctgaattttcaattttgattCTACCATTTTCAAGAGTTTGATCCATATGGCTAACATGCAAAGTTTTCAGAACTAATCTTAACTCACAGATATCATTAGTATAAAAAATAAGCGTTGTTTAAGGTACCTTAATCTCAAGAGTCTCAGACTCATTATTAGCATTTTTCATGAGAGTATAATTGACATCTTCATCAGAATATGAAGTATCGGCCCATTCCCTCTTCTTTGTAATCAAGGCTTGCTTTTTGTCAACTCTTGGCTTTCTGCAATCAGCCGCATAATGTCCAACACTATCAAAGTTATAGCACTTGATCTTGGACTTGTATACTCTTCTTGACTTGTATTCTTTTCCATCGGATTTCCTGTAGTTCATCTTGCCAGAGTTTGAAGAAATGGAACCTTTTCTATAGAATCTCTTTCCTTTTATAGGTCATTTTCTTGAAGCTTTTCACAAATAGTGCAACCATTTGCATTAGCTTCTCATTATCACAGTCATCACTATCAGAGTCTATGAAGATTTCAATATTGGAGTCATCATCAttatttgatgactcagtattagactttaCAACCATGACCCTTCCTTTTGAATGACCTTTTCTCATAAATCTCTCCTTTGACTTCTCTTCAGCCTTCAGTGCAACTAATCTTGATTTTGGCCCTTTTATATTACTCTTTTGttccatctccagttcatgagtCTTTAGCATCCCATAAATATCATCCAGAgatgtatcttcaagatcatagttatTTCCAAtggatgtgactttcaaatcccacttttcaggaagtgCAAGGATAAATTTCAGGTTTAAGTCTTTTTGTTCATATCTCTTTTCCacaagtgacaaatcattcaacaaaTTTTGAAATCTCTCATAGATATCTGTCAATGGCTCATTAGTtcttgagtcaaaatgttcatattccTGAGTGAGAattgtcttcctgtttttcttgatgGTTGCTGTACCTTGAAAATTTCTTTTACAGTTTTGCATCCAATAATCCTATTGGACTTGACAATATCTAAACTACTATGCAAAAGATGTCTCACCTttgcatccttcatgatagaaGCCACATCTTCAGGAGTGTAGTCCTTCCTATCCTTGACAACCATCTTCTCAGGTTCACCAGAAACCACAACTACCAGTTTCTTTGGCTAATGAGGACCATCATAAGTCCTGTcaagatattcaggatctgtggcttccaaaaATATAGTCATCTTTACTTTTCAGATGGGATATTCACTTATCCTCAGGATTGGAACTCGAATTGTTTCATAACTACAGGTATTACTGTTTTTTGTTGTGTTTGTGGCTGATGGTGGTGGTTGTTATGCTTGAGTTTCTTTGTCAGCCATGATTGACTGTTTCTCTTGATCTTAAAATGTTTGCGTGTCAAAAACTtactttgataccaattgttaggcctcTAATCATACTATAGAGAGGGTGAATACATTTTAAAcaatcaattaaaattaaaatagaagGTATGGAGAACGgattatatattaataataaaaatgtTACAAAACTCTCTTAAAGATGAACATATcttcttaagagctgctaggttacacgAATGATATAACGTTAAtcaacacatatagtgtaaacctaatatgtgcttatatataCTGCATAGTTACacaatcaatctaagatatgctAAACATGGAAATAGAGTGTATATCTTATAATTAATTGCTACAAAAACAAAAATCCTACACCGATATAACTCTATCTTTCTGTGATAGTATAAGTCATCTTCTGATTTACGATTTGATAAATACTGATATGACTAGATGATGATGACAAATATTGATCCCAATTACTGATAACATCATTTTTtgtcactacgccataagtggccTGATATAATGCCTTTCTACTATTACAATATAGGCCAGAAAAGCATTACAATAGACATATTGTAACAATAAGGGGCATTGCACTTACGAGCATTATATCATACCCCTATTGTAACACTTTAGCTACCTATTGTAACAGAACAAAAAGCATTACAATAGGCCCCTAATGTAACACTGCATTATCAATTATAATGAATTTTAGATGTTACATTAGATTGGAATTATTTTACAAAAGTGGGTCTCATTGCTGGTCCACAGGACCCACATAGTCTAATGTACTAATGTGTGTTTTTATTGTGCAATAGTAAGTTTCATTAATGtaacactacaatatataaagaAATTACACTACAATAAGCAAATGCAaaagttaaatttataaaatttgaGATACACCATCTGTTTAGACAACAATTATTGTAGAAAATATGCTCTATTAAACAACAATCATACTACAAACATAACCAAACTAATAAATTACATTTTGCGAAGCTAAATACATTAATTCTTGAATGAACAAACATGTTAAAAGCTCTTGAGCAATGAACCGGACGAGCACTCATTCCAACTAGAAAATTGCAGATGATAATGCAACTTAAAAAATATAGTTCAAAGATACTTATATCCTCATAATTCACATAGTGCATGCCTCTTTTTCTGCCTCCTGCTTTGCAAGCAGCAATTGGCACAGCTAGAATTGCATTTGCTCTAAGATCAACCTCTACTTGTAAATTCCTTTATTTACAAGTTAATTTCCAATTTTGTAACTGTGACAAGAGCACAACACAAAAGCTTCTGTAACCATATAATATGTTATTAAGTATTATATGAATTGACAAATATTCACCTACTTTTCGTCCACACTGTACTTTTTCAAGAGCTGCTTTTTTTTTCTTCATTTGTTAGCACCCGATGCCTTGGATTCAGCTCATGATTTGTAATATTAACAAGCAAGTCGATAATCTGTAAATGCATAAAAGCAGGGTTAAAAATTTACAAACTAAAATTATTAGGCATTCCATGACTATGATGGAAAAAAGAAGAATACAATACTGATGATTACTCTTATAACTTGAAAGTTTAGAAATACGAGATACGCCCAAAAGGctataattttaacaaataacAACTTGAAAAAGAAAAACTTGTGAATGTAAACCCCGTATTTAAGAACAAACTCCGAGAAATACACTGTAAATACTCATATACAAATGTCTACAGTAAGTCCTGCACCGATATACCGGTCTTCCTTCCTATTTCCAATTTCCAAATGGCTGTAAATTCTCTCTTCACACAGCGTAAGAATGAGTGAAGTTGGCATGCTTAGGTCTCGGGTACTTTAAAGCTAGCTGTTACAGTCTATTTTAAATACAGAGTTTATTTTCAATACAGTGATACCATTATATATATTTTGTAATTCCTAACAAATCAAGCCCCTTCAGGATTTAACTAGACTTTAACAGATGGATGCTTTCTGCAAAATATTTGAGAATAGAAAAAATGAAAGGCAGCTAATAAATGCAAACTCAGAACTACATGAGAATACTTACTTGGAATATTTCAACTTTAAAGAAAAATAGATCCCAAGCTTTCATTGCTTGGTCTGTTATCCAATCTTAGATTACTACAATCAGCCGATTCAACGAGTCCTTATTAGTAATTTTCCTTGCAATGCCCCGGACTTGACTCACTTCCACGATTCCTTGTTCACAGAAAACTACTAATATCTGCAGTCGAGATCACGAACACATTAACACATACTAAAAAATATCACTATATCAGTACTTTAAAAAGCACAAGTCAAACAGGAAATATGTTGCCAATCCATCTCAAATCAAATAAAAAAGCACTTTAAACAAAAACTACCAAACCTAATGATAGTATCCATGTATCTGAAATAGAAGTATGATGTGGGAAAGATAAGTTGTACGCAGTCCTTACCCCTACTTGTACAAAATGCATCATAAAACAAAATACACACCGGAAGAATGTGTGCAATACAAACATGACACTGCCATAAGCATAAATAGTACATAACAAACCTAATGCATATACTAGTATCTACAAAATATGTAACATAATACAATTATACATGTCATGTGTTTTAGCcaaatacatataaatatataagCCTAGTAAGGCACATGCAGTAACACTGTAACAATAAAAGCAGAGTAAATAAGCACCAGAAATAGAAAACTTATAGCCTAGATGTCAAAGACATTAAGCACAAAAAAGAGAATCAAATGATTTACTAAAAATGGAAACAATTTCCCCAATCTTCACATCTATAAACCCAAAAAGTACAGAAAGCAGATCAAAACATAGAATACAAACAAAAATGAAGCACATGACAAAGAGAGGACGGAGCAAATCCAAGAAAGATTCAACCTTTAACTACAAATAACAATATActcaaaacaaaataaaaaagaTAAAATTACCCCAATCTTTAAAATCAAAACCTCACAAAGTACATAAAACATGTCATAATTAAGATAACAAACACAAACTAATTGCATGCACAAAAGGGAACAATCAAAATCCAAAAAAGAttcaaactttaccaagaaatAACAACTGTGGAAAGAACCACAGTTGTTTCATTTTGTTCTTCTTAATAATGAAGACTTCACGTGTTCTCCATAAGATAACACATCATCTGCCATCCGATACTTATTTGACACATATATCCGGCACTTATTCTTAAAAGTATGATTTCTCCATCGTTAACAAGATGTCCGATTCTAGACATTGGTTTGAAATATTCCCCTAATTTTGTACAAAGTTTGTCATGTGCACTGCATCCAAATTATCAAGCTTACAATACTGGTATATAAACTTATTTGTTATCAGCCTACTCAAAAGAATGTATAGAATACCGGTAAAATTAAAGATTCAGTATAATGACACCTTTAATGTTATTTCAGACAGTAAACTCGACAAGGCTACCTGCTTCACTTGATCATAACTTGCAAGTTCCGATGCATTTATAGTTGCATTTCGTGCAATATTGGCACCCAGTCCAGTCCAAAGAGCAGAAAGTCCTTCCTAGTTTAGTTATGGTTAGCTGAGGACTGTATGTTCTCAGGCATTGCTTGCCTAAATCGAAAAAATATAGCTACATATCTTTACATAAAAATATGTCAATTCAATGCCTATAATATTTGTATGTTGGACCATAATATTAATAATATCCATAATTCATAAATTTAGGTATATATGGATATAATTTTATATGTCCATTAATAATATTATAGGCACACAGCCCATCAATATGCTTCATTAGATTTCACAGGTGAAATAAACTAGAATCTTTGGGGATCAAGATTAAGAGttctaaaaagaaaaagaagcaacCTCTCCATGATGAGATATGGTCAATGTACATGGTGACTGCAACCACGGCTCTCCATCAATTTGAACAGGCAATACAGCTAAAAGCTGAATTTTTATTAATTGCCCTTGTGCTAGTCTTTGTGCCTGAGATAACCCTACCTGTATCACTTAAATTAGCATAAAAAACCCTAAATAACATTCATCTAATGTAAGCCCAAGTAAATTCAATAGCAATATAAGGTCCTTGGTCTGCAAATATTCAATTTATATTTCTAATTTAACTACTATTAATTAGAATATGTCATGTTTGTATGACATTCTAATAGCTCGTAGAGCTCAATGAGTCTTCTAGAGTTTCGACTTTAATTCAAATCCTCAAGGCCTCAAGTACACACAGTATTCTGCTGCATGTATTACTGACCATACAATAAAAAGTTGCCCTATTTCTATTAAGACTTGCATATTCAGGTATAGCCGTTCGCATGGTCTTCCACATCTAGAGCAAAGTCAAGGCCTAAAACATAAAGTCATAATTTGAACAACACAGGCATCTTACTTTTAAAGAGCCATATGTTCTCAGAAAAGTTTGGAAAGTGACCCTTACCTGAAGCTTTCCAAGACGTGAAGTTCCTGATATGCCAACGACCTCCagaatcttatcatgcattgatTGAAGATTAAAATTACCATATGTTTCATCTCTAGAATCCCTTGTTTAACTGCTCCACCTAAGCCTCGAAGAAAATTCCCCAATCCAGCACCCTGTGTCGCAAGCAGAGCAGTCAAAGCCTGTACCAAAGCAGGTGTCAACGCCCCCGCAGGTGCCACACCCGGATTAAATCCAACACTACGACCAGAAGGCGCCATCAAATGCCCACCACCACCAGACGTATACGTATTCTTCTTTGCCGCATGATGATACCCCTGATGCTGATGTTGCTGTAGCTGATGCTAATATTGCTGATGAAACCTTCCTTTCCCCGGTTTCGGACTATTAATAGCCTTCTGATAATGCAATGTATGTCCCTCAAACGTTTTTCATCTGACCATGCCCTCTTAAAGAGCTATAGTCCCAAATTTGGGGTTTAGGAGTTTCCCAGCCACGACCAATGTCGAACCCCAGATTTTAAGCAAAAAGGCTAAACTCGAACCTCGAACTGGAACCCCAAACTCAAAACACAAACTTCAAAACTGTATGTAAGATTTGAACTTGAAAATCAATTAGCTTTAAAGACATAATACAAACACCCAATTGTCTCAAATACAAAGATATAGGTTAGAAAAAGTGAAAGGGGAACAAATGTGTATGTATTTACCACTTAATCGAAGGAAGGGCAAAAGTCCCAATTTATAGAACCCTAATCTCCTGAAAATCAGAGAAAAAATGAAAATTTAGTAAGTCCTAATTAAACAAAGTGTGCATATTCACATACACAATTTCAAATCAAGTGGTCAGAGAGATGAAGAAAGAGACTAGTGAGACTGATtaaagagagaaagaaagatgaaGAGAGAGACTATTGAGAATGTTTCAATTCCGAGGAGATGGCGGGTGAGAGAAATGAAGATAGATTGTGCTTCTGTGTGAGAGTCGTGAAGTTTTAGTTGGGGGGGGGGGGGAATATTACCCCTTACAATTTCACCACGATATATGTCCCCCtctattttcaattttaattaataaatttgtaattatctatttttatatataaaaaaatatttattttattcatatataattttatttgtgTAATAAcgcaatttttgaaatttttgaaacccttatgaatagtgattatgctgaataagaaaacttttcatgccacactatgtaggggttctgttattgatattctgagattttattagtactctatatgatatataagtgtatgtaaagatcgtcaaaatccaattccgaacactttaatttttcccggaaatccaccagatacagaaagaagtgagtataaggtaacaggataaataggatttaaattcaaggattttaagaggggatcataaaaaggaatataaaatattgaggaaggtttaggggaacccaagtgataaaatcctggatatgatccctcaaacgataaacgagaacgaaagttaagcgaaccgtataacagatcagcggtcattaggcaagcaattaggagttaatcaaggaggttagggatgatgatgtcatcaaaccaacaaaaagaagacaagtgtaacaagatgacctaaacttgatgacctaagcatgacaagtgggaaggattggttggttgattgtgagccacacatttttcaccatggtaaaaatttaatttaattccaagacaaaaggaagaaaccaaccaacaaatatcataacacaaatacaaattgaaagttgactttcccatttcaagaagaaagctctcagCTAAAACAAATCCatcaacttcaaactgccatatctccttcaatactaactcaaatgttgtgttctatagctctttggaaaggtattgagatggcctacaactcttgttcacaagtctcttccaaataagcatggtaataccctaatttttacagttctttaaatcggacttttagaaacttcaaagcctaactttgtgttcttgatttctttggaaagatcaagcttgtaggaggctccataaggcttcctagtaactttccaccctccaagaaaggtataaatctttacaccctttagtaataagtttgaatgttgaagtttggagatggtttggatggatgagtagtaatttgaatgataagcatgattcgagcataattgttaagtagtttagttg
It contains:
- the LOC141719784 gene encoding uncharacterized protein LOC141719784 isoform X1; the encoded protein is MAPSGRSVGFNPGVAPAGALTPALVQALTALLATQGAGLGNFLRGLGGAVKQGILEMKHMVILIFNQCMIRFWRSLAYQELHVLESFSAHDKLCTKLGEYFKPMSRIGHLVNDGEIILLRISAGYMCQISIGWQMMCYLMENT
- the LOC141719784 gene encoding diacylglycerol kinase 1-like isoform X4 translates to MHDKILEVVGISGTSRLGKLQVGLSQAQRLAQGQLIKIQLLAVLPVQIDGEPWLQSPCTLTISHHGEEGLSALWTGLGANIARNATINASELASYDQVKQVALSSLLSEITLKCT
- the LOC141719784 gene encoding diacylglycerol kinase 1-like isoform X2, which encodes MHDKILEVVGISGTSRLGKLQVGLSQAQRLAQGQLIKIQLLAVLPVQIDGEPWLQSPCTLTISHHGEEGLSALWTGLGANIARNATINASELASYDQVKQILVVFCEQGIVEVSQVRGIARKITNKDSLNRLIVVI
- the LOC141719784 gene encoding diacylglycerol kinase 1-like isoform X3; protein product: MHDKILEVVGISGTSRLGKLQAQRLAQGQLIKIQLLAVLPVQIDGEPWLQSPCTLTISHHGEEGLSALWTGLGANIARNATINASELASYDQVKQILVVFCEQGIVEVSQVRGIARKITNKDSLNRLIVVI
- the LOC141719784 gene encoding diacylglycerol kinase 1-like isoform X5, producing the protein MHDKILEVVGISGTSRLGKLQVGLSQAQRLAQGQLIKIQLLAVLPVQIDGEPWLQSPCTLTISHHGEEGLSALWTGLGANIARNATINASELASYDQVKQCT